The segment GCGATCGCGCGCCAGATCGTCGCGCATGGCCAGCCGTTCGAGAAGCCGTGCGTGATCCTGTCCGGCGGCGAGACGACGGTGACGGTGCGAGGCAATGGCCGTGGCGGTCGCAATGCCGAGTTCCTGCTGTCGCTGGCGGTGTCGCTCGACGGCCTGCCCGGTGTGCACGCGATCGCTTGCGACACCGATGGCATCGACGGCTCCGAAGACAATGCCGGCGCGCTGCTTGGCCCCGATTCGCTGACGCGCGCCGTGGCACGCGGCCTGTCTGCCCGCGCGCATCTGGACAACAACGACGGGTACGGATTCTTTGCCGGTATCGACGACCTGATCGTCACCGGCCCGACCCGTACCAACGTGAACGATTTTCGCGCGATCCTGATCATCTGATCGCGCCCTGCAAGGAACGAGGAAGAGAGGAGACACTCATGAGACGCCAGCGCAAAGCCAAGATCGTGGCCACACTGGGCCCGGCCAGCACGGACATCGCGGTCATCCGCCAACTGTTCGATGCCGGGGCCGACGTGTTCCGGCTGAACTTCAGCCACGGCACGCACGAGGACCACCGCGCGCGCTACGACGCCGTGCGTCAGGTGGAAGCCGAGACCGGCCGTCCGATCGCAATCCTGGCCGACCTGCAGGGCCCGAAACTGCGCATCGGCACGTTCGCGGCCGGCAAGGTGGCCGTGAGCGCCGGCGACACGTTCGTCCTCGACAGCGACCCGACGCCGGGCGATGCGAAGCGCGTCTACCTGCCCCACCCCGAGCTGTTCAAGGCCGCCAACGCGGGCCAGTCGCTGCTGATCGACGACGGCAAGGTACGCCTGAACATCGAATCGGTGGCTAGCGGCAGCATCACCACGCGCGTGGCCAACAACGGCACGCTGTCCGACCGCAAGGGTGTGAACGTGCCCGACGCGGTGATCCCGATCCCCGCGCTGACCGAAAAGGATCGCAAGGATCTGGCCTTCGCACTGGAGCTTGGCGCCGACTGGATCGCGCTGTCGTTCGTGCAGCGTCCGTCGGACATCCTCGAAGCGCGCGAACTGATCGGCACGCGTGCCGGCGTGCTGTCGAAGATCGAGAAGCCGGCCGCGTTGCAGCAGCTCGAGGAAATCGTACGGGTGTCGGATGCAGTGATGGTCGCGCGTGGTGACCTCGGCGTGGAACTGCCGCCCGAGCGCGTGCCGGGTGTGCAGAAGCGCATCCTGCGCATCTGCCGCCAGCTGGGCAAACCGATCGTGATCGCCACGCAGATGCTCGAATCGATGATCGACTCGCCGGTGCCGACGCGCGCCGAAGCGTCCGACGTGGCGAGTGCGATCTATGACGGCGCCGATGCCGTGATGCTGTCGGCCGAATCGGCCAATGGCCGTCATCCGGTGGCCGCTGTCTCGATCATGAATCGCATCATCACCGAGGTCGAGAACGATCCGCTCTACCGCAACATGATCGACGCCCAGCACGAGGCACCGCTCTCCACGCGCCAGGACGCGATCTGCGCGGCGCTGCGCGAGGTCACGCAGATCATCGGCGCGAAGGCCACGGTGACGTACACGTCGTCCGGCGCCACCGCGCTGCGCGCGGCACGTGAGCGGCCATGCGCGCCGATCGTCAGCATCACGCCGAACCTGGAGATCGCGCGTCGGCTGGCCATCACCTGGGGGGTGCATTCGACTGTCAGCCCGGACGTGCAGAGCGTCGACGAAATGGTCGAGGCCGCCGCGCGCGCCGCGCTGGTGGAAGGCTATGCCGCACCGGGCGACCAGATCACCATCGCGGCCGGGATGCCATTTGGCCAGGGCGGCACGACCAACCTGCTGCGCGTGGCAGAGGTGGGTACGGAAGTGGCCGGGCTGGACATCGGCAAGGTGCCGGCTGCCGAGGCGGTTTGATGCGCTGAATCGCTCCCCCATCCCGCTTACGTCACGTGGGAAAGGGGTCGGGGGAGCAGGCTGGCGATGCACATTGCCGGCTACGCAGGATTTCCCTTTGGCTACCAGGCTGACCCCCTGCTCGCCGGCCGCCC is part of the Cupriavidus metallidurans CH34 genome and harbors:
- the pyk gene encoding pyruvate kinase; translation: MRRQRKAKIVATLGPASTDIAVIRQLFDAGADVFRLNFSHGTHEDHRARYDAVRQVEAETGRPIAILADLQGPKLRIGTFAAGKVAVSAGDTFVLDSDPTPGDAKRVYLPHPELFKAANAGQSLLIDDGKVRLNIESVASGSITTRVANNGTLSDRKGVNVPDAVIPIPALTEKDRKDLAFALELGADWIALSFVQRPSDILEARELIGTRAGVLSKIEKPAALQQLEEIVRVSDAVMVARGDLGVELPPERVPGVQKRILRICRQLGKPIVIATQMLESMIDSPVPTRAEASDVASAIYDGADAVMLSAESANGRHPVAAVSIMNRIITEVENDPLYRNMIDAQHEAPLSTRQDAICAALREVTQIIGAKATVTYTSSGATALRAARERPCAPIVSITPNLEIARRLAITWGVHSTVSPDVQSVDEMVEAAARAALVEGYAAPGDQITIAAGMPFGQGGTTNLLRVAEVGTEVAGLDIGKVPAAEAV